A genomic segment from Barrientosiimonas humi encodes:
- a CDS encoding HIT family protein produces the protein MATLFTKIIDGEIPGKFVWKDDTCVAFLVIDPITDGHTIVVPREEVDQWLDADQALLAHLTDVAQQIGLAQRATFDAPRVSLLTAGFEVPHLHLHVFPITGEADISFANAQRGQDPEVLDANAAKLKAALRDQGHGERVPD, from the coding sequence ATGGCCACCTTGTTCACCAAGATCATCGACGGCGAGATCCCCGGGAAGTTCGTGTGGAAGGACGACACCTGCGTCGCCTTCCTGGTCATCGACCCGATCACCGACGGGCACACCATCGTGGTGCCGCGCGAGGAGGTCGACCAGTGGCTCGACGCCGACCAGGCGCTGCTGGCGCACCTCACCGACGTGGCGCAGCAGATCGGCCTGGCGCAGCGGGCGACGTTCGACGCGCCGCGGGTGTCGCTGCTGACCGCAGGCTTCGAGGTGCCGCACCTGCACCTGCACGTCTTCCCGATCACCGGTGAGGCCGACATCTCCTTCGCCAACGCCCAGCGCGGGCAGGACCCGGAGGTGCTCGACGCCAACGCCGCCAAGCTCAAGGCCGCGCTGCGCGACCAGGGCCACGGCGAGCGGGTGCCGGACTGA
- a CDS encoding PAC2 family protein: MLDPAALYRLETDPTRDDLHASTLIVALGGLIDAGMTQRLMIDHVLEVSDAEVIASFDIDQLLDYRGRRPAMTFSSDQLTSYDDPTLLLHRVTDEEGNAFFVLEGPEPDYQWERVVEAVRQLVRLLGVRLVVSAQGIPMAVPHTRPVGMTRYASDRSLIPENDPVFGTMQIPSSLENLLHLRLAESGTDTVGFAVHVPHYLAQVEFGDAAVAALEAIHGVTGLAIPITDLAAQAGLHRAEIARQIEENPEVTQVVSGLEQQYDTFMEGRERKSLLATEMAELPSADEIGAQLEQFLREETDEVDEDEAVESDRHDEGPDFLR; the protein is encoded by the coding sequence GTGCTGGACCCCGCCGCGCTCTACCGGCTGGAGACCGACCCGACCCGTGACGACCTGCACGCCTCGACGCTCATCGTGGCGCTCGGCGGGCTGATCGACGCCGGCATGACCCAGCGCCTGATGATCGACCACGTGCTCGAGGTCAGCGACGCCGAGGTCATCGCCTCCTTCGACATCGACCAGCTGCTCGACTACCGCGGGCGGCGCCCGGCGATGACGTTCAGCAGCGACCAGCTGACGTCGTACGACGACCCCACGCTGCTGCTGCACCGCGTCACCGACGAGGAGGGCAACGCCTTCTTCGTGCTCGAGGGGCCCGAGCCCGACTACCAGTGGGAGCGGGTCGTCGAGGCCGTGCGCCAGCTGGTCCGGCTCCTCGGCGTGCGCCTCGTCGTGAGCGCCCAGGGCATCCCGATGGCCGTGCCGCACACCCGCCCGGTCGGCATGACGCGCTACGCCAGCGACCGCAGCCTCATCCCCGAGAACGACCCGGTCTTCGGCACCATGCAGATCCCCTCCAGCCTGGAGAACCTGCTGCACCTGCGGCTGGCCGAGTCCGGCACCGACACCGTCGGGTTCGCCGTGCACGTGCCGCACTACCTCGCGCAGGTCGAGTTCGGCGACGCCGCCGTCGCGGCGCTGGAGGCCATCCACGGCGTGACCGGTCTGGCCATCCCGATCACCGACCTGGCCGCCCAGGCGGGGCTGCACCGCGCCGAGATCGCGCGGCAGATCGAGGAGAACCCCGAGGTCACCCAGGTCGTTTCGGGCCTCGAGCAGCAGTACGACACGTTCATGGAGGGCCGCGAGCGCAAGAGCCTGCTGGCCACCGAGATGGCCGAGCTGCCCTCCGCCGACGAGATCGGCGCGCAGCTCGAGCAGTTCCTGCGCGAGGAGACCGACGAGGTCGACGAGGACGAGGCGGTCGAGAGCGACCGGCACGACGAGGGGCCCGACTTCCTGCGCTGA
- a CDS encoding DNA polymerase, with translation MRGSSLLALVRAPGTETYALVESGDDASAASDGGPSSRVPADGAAAGDPPGAGRLRFTGDAGALLPVLEELARSAPATRLVWWDRADLAPLAARGARLRRGWDLQEVHRLLVGGWSARLDQVWASAVGLPHDGLPPVPTGDLFDLAPTADEGLVRADGYLEPQLLTGELPRPDQLSAWGALALHVCRHQAALLGERGPQAVATAYSESGAAVLVTELEQLGLGVDRPTLEGLITRFAGERPRSEAEAVRLRRQRDAEVLRHVPGRQGTDLRNPAQVLELLRGVGVLVDDTRSGRLEAHRHTHPVVGPLLEWRKAERIATTYGWAWLDRHVGADDRLRGSWTVCDGGAGRMTAGAGLHSLPAALRPGIAAPEGRVLLRADLGQVEPRVLAVVSRDPAFAEASRADDLYADVAGQLGVDRPTAKIAVLAAMYGQTSGPAGAALARMERTYPTAMRFLQTAARRGEQGQPVQTYGGRVVRVAHPTNGEQARATGRFTRNAVVQGAAAELFKAWALTVRAALADHGSGAGRIVLMLHDELLIELPERDAEGALDLVEQTLAAAGRRWSGGAPVRFVVDARLVHRWSEAKD, from the coding sequence GTGCGGGGTTCGTCGTTGCTGGCGCTGGTGCGCGCCCCCGGCACCGAGACGTACGCCCTCGTCGAGTCCGGCGACGACGCGTCCGCTGCCTCCGACGGCGGCCCCTCCTCCCGCGTCCCGGCCGACGGCGCCGCGGCCGGGGACCCCCCGGGCGCCGGGAGGTTGCGCTTCACCGGCGACGCCGGCGCGCTGCTGCCGGTGCTCGAGGAGCTCGCGCGCAGCGCGCCCGCGACCCGCCTCGTGTGGTGGGACCGCGCCGACCTGGCGCCGCTCGCGGCCCGGGGTGCCCGGCTGCGCCGCGGGTGGGACCTGCAGGAGGTCCACCGGTTGCTCGTCGGCGGCTGGTCGGCGCGCCTGGACCAGGTGTGGGCGAGCGCGGTCGGACTCCCCCACGACGGCCTGCCCCCGGTGCCGACGGGTGACCTGTTCGACCTCGCCCCGACCGCGGACGAGGGGCTGGTGCGCGCCGACGGCTATCTCGAGCCCCAGCTGCTCACCGGTGAGCTCCCCCGGCCCGACCAGCTGAGCGCCTGGGGTGCGCTCGCGCTGCACGTCTGCCGGCACCAGGCCGCGCTGCTCGGCGAGCGCGGACCGCAGGCGGTGGCGACGGCGTACAGCGAGTCGGGGGCGGCGGTGCTGGTGACCGAGCTGGAGCAGCTGGGCCTCGGCGTCGACCGGCCGACGCTGGAGGGGCTGATCACCCGGTTCGCCGGCGAGCGGCCGCGCAGCGAGGCCGAGGCGGTGCGGCTGCGGCGGCAGCGCGACGCCGAGGTGCTGCGCCACGTGCCCGGACGCCAGGGCACCGACCTGCGCAACCCGGCGCAGGTGCTGGAGCTGCTGCGCGGCGTCGGGGTGCTGGTCGACGACACCCGATCGGGGCGGCTCGAGGCGCACCGGCACACCCACCCGGTGGTCGGTCCGCTGCTGGAGTGGCGCAAGGCCGAGCGGATCGCGACGACGTACGGCTGGGCCTGGCTCGACCGGCACGTCGGCGCCGACGACCGGCTGCGCGGGTCGTGGACGGTGTGCGACGGCGGGGCGGGGCGGATGACGGCCGGCGCCGGGCTGCACAGCCTCCCCGCCGCGCTGCGGCCGGGCATCGCGGCACCCGAGGGTCGGGTGCTGCTGCGCGCTGACCTGGGGCAGGTCGAGCCACGGGTGCTGGCGGTCGTCTCGCGCGACCCGGCGTTCGCCGAGGCGAGCCGCGCCGACGACCTCTACGCCGACGTCGCCGGGCAGCTCGGCGTCGACCGCCCCACGGCCAAGATCGCGGTGCTCGCGGCGATGTACGGCCAGACCAGCGGCCCGGCCGGCGCCGCCCTGGCGCGGATGGAGCGCACCTACCCCACCGCGATGCGCTTCCTGCAGACCGCGGCACGGCGCGGTGAGCAGGGGCAGCCGGTGCAGACGTACGGCGGGCGGGTGGTGCGCGTCGCGCACCCGACGAACGGCGAACAGGCCCGTGCGACAGGGCGATTCACGCGCAACGCGGTGGTGCAGGGCGCCGCGGCGGAGCTGTTCAAGGCGTGGGCGCTGACCGTGCGCGCGGCCCTCGCCGACCACGGCAGCGGCGCCGGGCGGATCGTGCTGATGCTGCACGACGAGCTGCTGATCGAGCTGCCCGAGCGTGACGCCGAGGGCGCGCTCGACCTGGTCGAGCAGACCCTCGCCGCGGCCGGCCGCCGCTGGTCGGGCGGGGCGCCGGTGCGGTTCGTCGTCGACGCCCGCCTGGTGCACCGCTGGTCGGAGGCCAAGGACTGA
- a CDS encoding SufE family protein codes for MSEVTDDLPAPLAEVIDDFDALSEPDRLQLLLELSDELPDLPERYADVEMEQVHECQSPLFLAVELEDAADAAGEGPGAAEPVVRLFFRAPPEAPTTRGFAGILHTGLDGQPVSAVLGVPDDIPFRIGLSQAVSPLRMRGMVAMLARIKRQIRDKSAGSLGSPAPPYVRFRACPSLRRPPSGSVPRSP; via the coding sequence GTGAGCGAGGTCACCGACGACCTGCCGGCCCCGCTCGCCGAGGTCATCGACGACTTCGACGCGCTCAGCGAGCCCGACCGGCTCCAGCTGCTGCTCGAGCTCAGCGACGAGCTGCCCGACCTGCCCGAGCGCTACGCCGACGTCGAGATGGAGCAGGTGCACGAGTGCCAGTCGCCGCTGTTCCTCGCGGTCGAGCTGGAAGACGCCGCCGACGCCGCCGGTGAGGGGCCCGGCGCCGCCGAGCCGGTCGTACGCCTGTTCTTCCGGGCGCCCCCCGAGGCACCGACGACCCGTGGCTTCGCCGGCATCCTGCACACCGGTCTGGACGGGCAGCCCGTCTCGGCCGTGCTGGGCGTCCCCGACGACATCCCGTTCCGGATCGGGCTCTCGCAGGCCGTGTCTCCGTTGCGCATGCGCGGCATGGTCGCGATGCTGGCTCGGATCAAGCGTCAGATCCGCGACAAGTCCGCGGGGTCGTTAGGCTCACCTGCCCCGCCTTACGTTAGGTTTCGCGCATGTCCAAGTCTTCGAAGGCCCCCCTCGGGATCGGTGCCGCGCTCGCCCTGA
- a CDS encoding sulfurtransferase, with translation MSAPIDDNPAFADYAHPERLVSTSWLADQLAKGDSDLVVLESDEDVLLYDTGHIPGARKLDWHTDLNDPVVRDYVGGERFAQMMSERGIGRDTTVVIYGDKSNWWAAYALWVMSLFGHPDVRLLDGGRAAWVAEDRELTREVPQVEPVDYPVVERDDSQIRAMREDVLRHLGKPLVDVRSPGEFSGELLHMPDYPQEGSVRGGHIPGAKSVPWARAAQDDGRFKGRDELAAIYLEEQGLDTGDDVVAYCRIGERSSHTWFVLTHLLGFDKVRNYDGSWTEWGNSVGVPVEQGKPS, from the coding sequence ATGTCAGCACCCATCGACGACAACCCGGCCTTCGCCGACTACGCCCACCCCGAGCGCCTGGTGTCGACCTCGTGGCTCGCCGACCAGCTGGCGAAGGGTGACTCCGACCTGGTGGTGCTGGAGTCCGACGAGGACGTCCTGCTCTACGACACCGGCCACATCCCGGGTGCCCGCAAGCTCGACTGGCACACCGACCTCAACGACCCCGTCGTGCGGGACTACGTCGGGGGCGAGCGGTTCGCGCAGATGATGTCCGAGCGCGGCATCGGCCGCGACACCACCGTCGTGATCTACGGCGACAAGTCCAACTGGTGGGCGGCGTACGCCCTGTGGGTCATGTCGCTGTTCGGTCACCCCGACGTGCGCCTCCTCGACGGCGGCCGCGCCGCCTGGGTCGCCGAGGACCGCGAGCTCACCCGCGAAGTCCCGCAGGTCGAGCCGGTCGACTACCCCGTGGTCGAGCGCGACGACTCCCAGATCCGGGCCATGCGCGAGGACGTGCTGCGCCACCTCGGCAAGCCGCTGGTCGACGTGCGTTCGCCCGGTGAGTTCTCCGGCGAGCTGCTGCACATGCCCGACTACCCCCAGGAGGGCTCGGTGCGCGGCGGCCACATCCCCGGGGCCAAGTCGGTGCCGTGGGCCCGCGCCGCCCAGGACGACGGCCGCTTCAAGGGCCGCGACGAGCTGGCCGCGATCTACCTCGAGGAGCAGGGCCTCGACACGGGCGACGACGTCGTCGCCTACTGCCGCATCGGCGAGCGCTCCTCGCACACCTGGTTCGTGCTCACCCACCTGCTGGGCTTCGACAAGGTCCGCAACTACGACGGCTCGTGGACCGAGTGGGGCAACTCCGTCGGTGTGCCCGTCGAGCAGGGCAAGCCGTCGTGA
- a CDS encoding EcsC family protein → MFGFGKDKKDETDRAVARAKNPGEGGAVDAMATGLVERLLATGFDGKLAFDSAHEVAQAALKKHNGNRDKAIDEVIADHRKMAATSGFVTGLGGLFTMPVALPANVIGFYLLATRMVAAVAELRGHDINRRELRSAVLLTLVGTEADDVLAKAGVATTGRLAGMASQKLPPALLMVVNKAVGFRLIGQVGAKAFARVGKAIPVAGGVIGAGLDLLLLNKIAANAREQFPTAGA, encoded by the coding sequence ATGTTCGGATTCGGCAAGGACAAGAAGGACGAGACCGACCGTGCGGTCGCGCGCGCCAAGAACCCCGGAGAGGGCGGCGCGGTCGACGCGATGGCCACCGGGCTGGTCGAGCGGCTGCTCGCCACCGGTTTCGACGGCAAGCTCGCCTTCGACTCCGCCCACGAGGTGGCCCAGGCGGCCCTGAAGAAGCACAACGGCAACCGCGACAAGGCGATCGACGAGGTGATCGCCGACCACCGCAAGATGGCCGCGACCAGCGGTTTCGTCACCGGGCTCGGCGGCCTGTTCACCATGCCCGTCGCGCTGCCCGCCAACGTCATCGGCTTCTACCTGCTCGCCACCCGCATGGTCGCGGCCGTCGCGGAGCTGCGCGGCCACGACATCAACCGCCGCGAGCTGCGCTCGGCCGTGCTCCTCACCCTGGTCGGCACCGAGGCCGACGACGTGCTGGCCAAGGCCGGCGTCGCGACCACCGGCCGCCTCGCCGGCATGGCCTCGCAGAAGCTGCCGCCCGCCCTGCTGATGGTCGTGAACAAGGCCGTCGGATTCCGGCTCATCGGCCAGGTCGGCGCCAAGGCGTTCGCCCGCGTCGGCAAGGCCATCCCGGTCGCCGGCGGCGTGATCGGGGCGGGTCTGGACCTGCTGCTGCTCAACAAGATCGCGGCCAACGCGCGCGAGCAGTTCCCGACCGCCGGCGCCTGA
- a CDS encoding YkvA family protein has protein sequence MRELSNAVRRASAPGAPSLATRMSAVPRMVKASLNGEYDGVSPLRLAALAGAAAYVVSPVDLLPEAVLSVVGLADDAVVLAWFATALVQDTDDFLAWEARRKGTVRGQRLR, from the coding sequence GTGCGCGAGCTGAGCAACGCCGTACGCCGGGCCAGCGCACCCGGTGCGCCGAGCCTCGCGACCCGCATGTCGGCGGTGCCGCGCATGGTGAAGGCGTCGTTGAACGGTGAGTACGACGGGGTCTCCCCGCTGCGCCTCGCGGCGCTGGCGGGGGCGGCGGCCTACGTCGTCTCGCCGGTCGACCTGCTCCCGGAGGCGGTGCTGTCGGTCGTCGGTCTCGCCGACGACGCGGTGGTGCTCGCCTGGTTCGCGACGGCGCTGGTGCAGGACACCGACGACTTTCTCGCGTGGGAGGCCCGGCGCAAGGGGACGGTGCGCGGCCAGCGGCTGCGCTGA
- a CDS encoding DUF4192 domain-containing protein, which translates to MTETRSEPRHVLHGLGELVAYVPYLLGFHPRESVVVLGGGPDGYGPSARYDIVAPPDQRAELLRQVTQMMQRAGVAWHDVVVFSAAPDVAAVADEAAEALRAANPVNHVVLVRPAEGDRPAQWCIDDCRCGGRCPREVWQAVPAADRIPAVADHVLGERTPAAEREDLVRSLRPAPLRPGAVAQWVQTRVLGPHEEGELDDLDDRFADWAEATADDDLCDDWDDAWAAEWGEPDDDRDDPDLDPDHVGPAGGEALLDALERSAQAARRLACPNPYVWGDYPAALARVLDPSLDAPRVRDLPVGDLGTVLMTLRERNLRDHLMGWLAMTPMTVPGLFPDLTRAIRRAGAVPFDDRVLTPAEVTRVTERLRELVRSAPEPMVPAPATLLAYWCWTHGGGALALVALDRALEADPDYRMARLLMQVVTHGMRPLDLCPTTREAAV; encoded by the coding sequence ATGACCGAGACCAGATCCGAACCCCGACACGTCTTGCACGGGCTGGGCGAGCTCGTCGCCTACGTCCCCTACCTGCTGGGCTTCCACCCCCGCGAGTCCGTCGTCGTGCTCGGCGGCGGGCCGGACGGTTACGGCCCCAGCGCGAGGTACGACATCGTCGCCCCGCCCGACCAGCGCGCGGAGCTGCTGCGCCAGGTCACGCAGATGATGCAGCGCGCCGGTGTCGCCTGGCACGACGTCGTGGTGTTCTCCGCCGCCCCCGATGTCGCGGCCGTCGCCGACGAGGCGGCCGAGGCGCTGCGGGCGGCGAACCCCGTCAACCACGTCGTGCTGGTGCGCCCCGCCGAGGGCGACCGGCCCGCGCAGTGGTGCATCGACGACTGCCGGTGCGGCGGCCGCTGCCCGCGCGAGGTGTGGCAGGCGGTGCCCGCCGCCGACCGCATCCCCGCCGTCGCCGACCACGTGCTGGGGGAGCGCACGCCCGCGGCCGAGCGCGAGGACCTGGTGCGCTCGCTGCGCCCGGCTCCGCTGCGCCCGGGCGCGGTCGCGCAGTGGGTCCAGACCCGCGTGCTCGGCCCGCACGAGGAGGGCGAGCTCGACGACCTCGACGACCGCTTCGCCGACTGGGCCGAGGCCACGGCCGACGACGACCTGTGCGACGACTGGGACGACGCGTGGGCGGCGGAGTGGGGCGAGCCCGACGACGATCGCGACGATCCCGACCTCGACCCCGACCACGTCGGCCCCGCCGGTGGGGAAGCGCTGCTCGACGCGCTCGAGCGGTCGGCGCAGGCGGCGAGACGGCTCGCCTGCCCCAACCCGTACGTCTGGGGCGACTACCCCGCGGCGCTCGCCCGGGTGCTCGACCCCTCGCTCGACGCGCCGAGGGTGCGCGACCTGCCCGTCGGCGACCTCGGCACGGTGCTGATGACGCTGCGCGAGCGGAACCTGCGCGACCACCTGATGGGCTGGCTGGCGATGACGCCGATGACGGTGCCCGGCCTGTTCCCCGACCTCACGCGGGCGATCCGCCGGGCGGGCGCCGTGCCGTTCGACGACCGGGTGCTCACCCCTGCCGAGGTCACCCGCGTCACCGAGCGGCTGCGCGAGCTGGTGCGCTCCGCGCCGGAGCCGATGGTGCCGGCTCCGGCCACGCTGCTGGCGTACTGGTGCTGGACGCACGGCGGGGGAGCGCTCGCGCTGGTCGCGCTCGACCGCGCCCTGGAGGCCGACCCCGACTACCGCATGGCAAGGCTGCTGATGCAGGTCGTGACCCACGGGATGCGGCCGCTCGACCTGTGTCCCACGACGCGAGAGGCGGCGGTCTGA
- the metX gene encoding homoserine O-acetyltransferase MetX, giving the protein MTLQDRHRPLTRPAYGRRPECWVPLGAGTNPDAFGLRVGSVPLETGGLLPDVVVAVQTWGTLAPDGSNAVLVEHALTGDTHVVGPPGPGQPTAGWWPGLVGPGAAIDTDRWFVVATNVLGGCRGTTGPATEAADGQPWGSRFPEVTIRDQVRVEALVADLLGIPAWALVIGGSMGGMRAAEWVATYPDRTRAAAVVAACGAATADQIAWGQAQTLAIEQDPDWRGGDYHRSGVSPDQGLGLARRIAHTTYRSAPELEERFGRSPQPGEDPMRGGRFAVESYLDHHARKLSARFDAGSYVTLTRAMATHDIGRGRGGIAKVLRRYTGDLVVAGVDSDRLFPLELSQQLAAAHGRRPAAVIESAHGHDGFLVEVDQVADLVSGQLARLASRHHRRVG; this is encoded by the coding sequence ATGACGCTGCAGGACCGACACCGCCCGCTGACGCGCCCGGCCTACGGCCGCCGCCCGGAGTGCTGGGTCCCGCTCGGTGCGGGCACCAACCCCGACGCGTTCGGGCTGCGCGTGGGTTCGGTGCCGCTGGAGACCGGGGGGCTGCTGCCCGACGTGGTCGTGGCGGTCCAGACCTGGGGCACGCTCGCCCCCGACGGCAGCAACGCGGTCCTGGTCGAGCACGCCCTCACCGGCGACACCCACGTCGTCGGCCCACCCGGTCCGGGGCAGCCGACGGCTGGCTGGTGGCCCGGGCTCGTCGGACCCGGCGCCGCCATCGACACCGACCGCTGGTTCGTCGTGGCCACCAACGTGCTGGGCGGCTGCCGCGGCACCACCGGGCCCGCCACCGAGGCCGCCGACGGGCAGCCGTGGGGCTCGCGGTTCCCCGAGGTCACGATCCGCGACCAGGTCCGGGTCGAGGCGCTGGTCGCCGACCTGCTCGGCATCCCCGCCTGGGCGCTGGTCATCGGCGGCTCGATGGGCGGGATGCGCGCGGCCGAGTGGGTCGCGACCTATCCCGACCGCACCCGCGCCGCCGCCGTCGTCGCCGCGTGCGGCGCCGCGACGGCCGACCAGATCGCCTGGGGCCAGGCGCAGACGCTGGCCATCGAGCAGGACCCCGACTGGCGGGGCGGCGACTACCACCGCAGCGGCGTCTCGCCCGACCAGGGCCTCGGGCTCGCGCGCCGCATCGCCCACACGACCTACCGCAGCGCGCCGGAGCTCGAGGAGCGCTTCGGGCGCTCGCCGCAGCCGGGGGAGGACCCGATGCGCGGCGGGCGGTTCGCGGTCGAGAGCTACCTGGACCACCACGCCCGCAAGCTGTCCGCCCGGTTCGACGCCGGGAGCTACGTCACGCTCACCCGCGCGATGGCGACCCACGACATCGGCCGCGGGCGCGGCGGCATCGCCAAGGTGCTGCGCCGCTACACCGGCGACCTCGTGGTGGCCGGGGTCGACAGCGACCGGCTCTTCCCGCTGGAGCTCTCCCAGCAGCTGGCCGCCGCGCACGGGCGCCGTCCGGCCGCCGTCATCGAGTCGGCGCACGGCCACGACGGGTTCCTCGTCGAGGTCGACCAGGTCGCCGATCTCGTCTCCGGCCAGCTCGCCCGATTGGCCTCCCGCCACCACCGCCGCGTCGGGTAG
- a CDS encoding universal stress protein — protein MTVLVGFVPTAEGRAALTRAVDEARRMSTQLIVLDSGGGQSSELDAVVAEAEQSGVQVERRPIEHKKDPAEDIIAVSEKEGVDLIVIGLRRRTPVGKLILGSNAQRILLDAACPVLAVKADAAD, from the coding sequence ATGACCGTGCTCGTGGGATTCGTCCCGACCGCCGAGGGGCGCGCCGCCCTGACCCGCGCCGTCGACGAGGCGCGGCGGATGTCCACCCAGCTCATCGTGCTGGACTCCGGCGGCGGCCAGTCGTCCGAGCTCGACGCCGTCGTCGCCGAGGCCGAGCAGTCCGGCGTGCAGGTCGAGCGCCGCCCCATCGAGCACAAGAAGGACCCGGCCGAAGACATCATCGCGGTCTCCGAGAAGGAGGGCGTCGACCTCATCGTCATCGGGCTGCGCCGGCGCACCCCGGTCGGCAAGCTGATCCTCGGCTCCAACGCCCAGCGCATCCTGCTCGACGCCGCCTGCCCGGTGCTCGCGGTCAAGGCCGACGCCGCCGACTGA
- a CDS encoding RNA polymerase sigma factor, whose amino-acid sequence MSRGAQTAPPRDGRLLVTSASNPPADSDAGDGRRAVPATSTKRTVSAKAPASTTKSTTKRAASKTAKATPAKSAKSAAKPVDGKKADTAKSATTKTAAKSAAPKSAAKKTAATSKTAAAKTTAKKAAKSSPAKADEATETTEVVEEVEVAEGETPAQPAPEGSTDEAGGFVIRQDDDDDAPAQQVVTAGATTDPVKDYLKQIGKVALLNAEQEVDLAKRIEAGLFAEEKLNSGEKIEMKLKRELWWIAQDGKKAKNHLLEANLRLVVSLAKRYTGRGMLFLDLIQEGNLGLIRAVEKFDYTKGYKFSTYATWWIRQAITRAMADQARTIRIPVHMVEVINKLARVQRQMLQDLGREPTPEELAKELDMTPEKVVEVQKYGREPISLHTPLGEDGDSEFGDLIEDSEAVVPADAVSFTLLQEQLHSVLDTLSEREAGVVSMRFGLTDGQPKTLDEIGKVYGVTRERIRQIESKTMSKLRHPSRSQVLRDYLD is encoded by the coding sequence GTGTCTCGTGGTGCCCAGACGGCGCCGCCCCGTGACGGAAGGTTGCTCGTGACTTCAGCGTCGAACCCCCCTGCCGACAGCGACGCCGGCGACGGCCGACGGGCCGTGCCTGCGACGTCGACCAAGCGCACCGTGTCGGCCAAGGCCCCGGCCTCGACGACCAAGAGCACCACCAAGCGTGCGGCGTCCAAGACCGCCAAGGCGACCCCGGCCAAGAGCGCCAAGTCCGCCGCGAAGCCGGTCGACGGCAAGAAGGCCGACACCGCGAAGTCCGCGACCACCAAGACCGCCGCGAAGTCGGCCGCGCCCAAGAGCGCCGCCAAGAAGACCGCCGCGACGAGCAAGACGGCCGCGGCCAAGACCACCGCCAAGAAGGCCGCCAAGAGCTCCCCGGCCAAGGCCGACGAGGCCACCGAGACGACCGAGGTCGTCGAGGAGGTCGAGGTCGCCGAGGGCGAGACCCCCGCGCAGCCGGCCCCCGAGGGCAGCACCGACGAGGCCGGCGGCTTCGTCATCCGCCAGGACGACGACGACGACGCCCCCGCCCAGCAGGTCGTCACCGCCGGTGCCACCACCGACCCGGTCAAGGACTACCTCAAGCAGATCGGCAAGGTCGCCCTGCTCAACGCCGAGCAGGAGGTCGACCTCGCCAAGCGCATCGAGGCCGGTCTGTTCGCCGAGGAGAAGCTCAACTCCGGCGAGAAGATCGAGATGAAGCTCAAGCGCGAGCTGTGGTGGATCGCCCAGGACGGCAAGAAGGCCAAGAACCACCTGCTCGAGGCCAACCTGCGTCTGGTCGTCTCGCTGGCCAAGCGCTACACCGGCCGCGGCATGCTCTTCCTCGACCTGATCCAGGAGGGCAACCTCGGTCTGATCCGCGCGGTCGAGAAGTTCGACTACACCAAGGGCTACAAGTTCTCGACCTACGCCACCTGGTGGATCCGGCAGGCGATCACCCGCGCGATGGCCGACCAGGCCCGCACCATCCGCATCCCGGTGCACATGGTCGAGGTCATCAACAAGCTCGCCCGCGTGCAGCGGCAGATGCTGCAGGACCTCGGCCGCGAGCCCACGCCCGAGGAGCTCGCCAAGGAGCTGGACATGACGCCCGAGAAGGTCGTCGAGGTCCAGAAGTACGGCCGCGAGCCCATCTCCCTGCACACCCCGCTCGGCGAGGACGGCGACAGCGAGTTCGGTGACCTCATCGAGGACTCCGAGGCCGTCGTCCCGGCCGACGCCGTGAGCTTCACGCTGCTGCAGGAGCAGCTGCACTCGGTGCTGGACACCCTGTCCGAGCGCGAGGCCGGCGTCGTCTCGATGCGGTTCGGCCTCACCGACGGCCAGCCGAAGACGCTCGACGAGATCGGCAAGGTCTACGGCGTGACCCGCGAGCGGATCCGCCAGATCGAGTCCAAGACGATGAGCAAGCTGCGCCACCCGAGCCGCTCCCAGGTGCTGCGCGACTACCTCGACTGA